A genomic stretch from Falco cherrug isolate bFalChe1 chromosome 3, bFalChe1.pri, whole genome shotgun sequence includes:
- the NQO2 gene encoding ribosyldihydronicotinamide dehydrogenase [quinone], with translation MAGRKVLIVYAHQEPKSLNGSLKRIAVEELSEQGCSVTVSDLYAMQFEPRATRNDIVGCLHNSEEFNYGVEAWEAYKRGGLSNDVTEEQKKVQEADLLIFQFPLYWFSMPAIMKGWMDRVLVQGFAHDFPRCYDSGLLKNKLALFSFTTGGSEEMYAKGSISGDIRYLLWPMQHGIMHFCGVKVLAPHICFAPEYVSEEKRKEMLIAWAQRLKTLWKEEPINCSPEWYFK, from the exons ATGGCAG gGAGAAAAGTCCTGATAGTCTATGCACATCAAGAGCCCAAGTCCTTGAATGGATCTTTGAAGAGGATTGCTGTGGAAGAATTGAGCGAGCAGGGCTGCAGTGTCACAGTGTCTGATTTATATGCAATGCAGTTCGAGCCAAGAGCAACAAGAAATGATATTGTTG GTTGCTTGCACAACTCAGAAGAGTTCAATTATGGCGTGGAGGCATGGGAAGCTTACAAGAGAGGAGGTTTGTCCAACGATGTGACTGAAGAGCAGAAGAAGGTGCAGGAAGCAGacttactgatttttcag TTCCCCTTGTATTGGTTCAGCATGCCAGCAATCATGAAGGGCTGGATGGACAGAGTCTTGGTCCAAGGATTTGCTCATGATTTTCCACGCTGTTATGATTCTGGTTTGCTCAAG AACAAATTAGCCCTGTTTTCTTTCACCACTGGAGGAAGCGAAGAGATGTATGCAAAAGGCAGTATCAGTGGTGATATTCGCTATCTCCTGTGGCCCATGCAG CATGGAATCATGCACTTCTGTGGTGTCAAAGTCCTTGCACCTCACATCTGCTTCGCTCCAGAATATGTGTctgaggagaagaggaaggagatgCTGATTGCCTGGGCCCAGCGCCTGAAGACTCTTTGGAAGGAAGAACCCATCAACTGCTCTCCTGAGTGGTATTTCAAGTAA